GGGGGTTGTGTGAATCTACCCACTGGTTCTCCTTGTCCATGTCTTTCAGTCGGTTCAAGcgcagtaacacacacacacacaccagcaaaacaaacaacagcttCTACTGATTGGTTAAGAAACACCATCAGACCAGCATCCAGAGGTGAAGGGCAAAGCGGTTGTTTTTGTACCTATAGCCTTGTTTAAAATTGCTGCAGTCACTGGTAGAACTTCAGTTTTTTCCCTCCCACACACATTAATTCCAAATAATTTGCATTACCTTAATTATAGTTTCcacagtttttttgtgtgttttttgtgtttattttgtacttttAGTCCAATGGCAGCCCTGGTACTTCTGTCTCAGGGGAGGGATCTCTTCCTTCCTATAAATCGATGTGAGCTGTCGTGAGAGGCAGTGAGAGCTGTGGGATGCTTGTGAAGGAGACCTTGCAGTGGTTATTGGCAGATGATGCATCGGAAGAGCCCAGACTCTCTTCCCTGTGACCCCTCACAGGATCAGGATCTCATCGTAGCCGCCCATGTGCTTCAGCTGCTCCGCCTGGATTGAGTGCCGGCGCTGCATCGCTCCCCGCCGGCCTCCAACAGCCTTGGAGCTGCAGAGCAGGGGCcggggggaggggcagggcaGCGGCATCTGGGGCGGGGCGGGGGAGTAGAGCAGAGACGGGCCGGCCGGGAGCGGAGGGAGGAAGGGTCGGGCAGACGACGGCTCCATCGCCTGCCAGTCGGATGACTCCAGGGAGGAGGACCTCCAGTTGGGTGAGGAGGAGGCGTGGCCCTTCCAGCCTGGGCTGAGCTGGCTGATCTGGCAGTGGGAATCGGGGGGACAGGGGTCCAGCACCAGGGAAGGCAGGCGCAGGGGGTCGCCACTGGGCTGGACGGTTGGCAGCGTGTTCCTGCGGTCCGGCAGCAGGGTCTTGGTGGATGGCGGCAGCTTCTCGAAGGAGGGTTTCCTGGACACCTGCCTACCGCCTGCTCCCAGAGGCTGGGCTCGTTCTGCGGCAGTGGAGTCAAGGAGTTGACAAACCGAGGCCCTCCTGGACACTGCCAGGCCTTCAAGATCGGCGGACAAATCTCCTCCTTCTCCTGggtctccctcttcctcctcctgccTGCTCCCCCGTCTTAGGCTCTCCTCATAGGCGCTGCGGAGGTGGGACAGGTTGCGGATGGCCAGCCAGGGCTCAGAGCGCAGGCGGCGGCCATGGGGCGGGTTCCAGTCCGGGGGCAGCAGCTCATTCTCCACCGAGCCCCTCTTGCTGGCGCCCCGGAAGCTGAAGATGTTGTCCCCCTCAGAGCCGGGCGAACCGGGGGAGCTGGTCTTGAGCTCGATCTCGGAGGGGGACATGCAGGACACGGGGGAGGAGCAGCGGCCGCCCTCACATCCCCCCTCATAGTCCGGCGAGGGCGGTGCGTTCAGGTAGCGCTTGGTGACGGGGTGGCCCGAGGAGCCCAGGCGGCTGGCGATGATGAGGATGTCGCGGCCGCGTTGCCTGCAGCCGTCCAGCAGCACCTGCAGAGTGGTTGGCTCCCTGGCATTGACCGCGTACACCAGCGCCGACGCCCCCCCGTAGTCCTCCAGGCCGGGGTCGGCCCCGTGCTCCAGCAGCAGGGCAGACACCTCCGGCCCGGCCTTCTCCATGCAGGCGTACATCAGTGCCGTGCGGCCCGCCTTGTCCTGGGCGTTGGGGTCGGCCGCATGCTCCAGCAGGAACCTCAGCAGCTTCAGCCGCTCGGGCAGGGGCCGTGTCCCTCTGCAGGCCGCCGCCAGGGCCGTCTCCCCCCGCTGGTTGCGCTCGTTCACCTGGGCACCACCCTCCACCAGCAGACGCACCAGCCGCAGCCTCCCCAGCTGGGCCGCCTGGATCAGCGGGCTCCCATCTGACAGGTACTCCCGGGGCTCCCCCATTCACACAGCTGGTAAtgggacacacacagagaaacacacacaccctagCTACTACCACAACAAAACACCTCGCAGGCCTAGCAGTGATATTGTGATTGTATGATTGTGAGTGTTGGGGGGTCTGTCCGTGTGGGGCAGGACACTCCTTCAGCTACTTCCTCCTAAGAAGACCTCTGTGCTGCTTTAGGCTTCTTCCTCAGCTCTCAGCAGATCTGTTAAATGACAATAAATGAAACGGTCACAGTGAGACGCACAGCTGTGAGAAGTGCTCTGGGGCAGGCAGGTGAGTACTGACTTTACACTGACCAACAGAAGAGTGGGAAAATATCATTTCCaggcagtttttgttttgtttttttgttttcataaattTTGTATGTTATTGAAAATGTTTGGTAGGCTGAAGGGATGAGATATTAATTTGCTCATGTAGTCGTCACGGGGCACAAGTTTCCCCGGTTAAAATGTCAACCGCATCTGGTTTGAGGggttaaaatgtcaactgcGGTGGCTACAAAGACAGTTCAGATGGAGAGAGTGGCTTTACCCCGCCTCCCAGCAGCGCTTTGAACGATCTTTGTAGCTGAGAGGCCCCCGGCTGAGATGAGAGCACCTGCCCAGAGGGGCGCTGGAGGCAGGGGGTGCGGGGGTGGGGGCGGGCAAAGGTGCGGTGCGGTCACTCGATATAGAATCACTCAGCTTCGGTTTGGTTATCCGCTCCCCCGAGTCTTCCTCAGTGCAGAAGATCTGTTTTATGTTACACGTTATGGCTGTTTGTCTTGTCAGCCCTACAGGGATTAGGGATTAACAAAGAGAGGCCAGAGCAAAGCTGGACACActcgcactgacacactgacagtgaAGTAGCAATCACGCACACGGAGACATTACTGGACGCAAACACCCCCTGGCACATGAGGGACAGAGATCTGTGGCTGTCGATCTGTCCCTCCCTGCCTTAAACAGAACCCCAGTGCAtatgcatacaaacacacaaaacattcGCATTCCTCTCCCCTCTTCCAAGGTCAAGCGGTTTGATCACGGCACTCCTGGGGTCAGAGGTCATTAAGCTCTGATCGCTCAACATTCCAGAACAGGAATGTGTTCTGTCAGGATCTTGACTTTTGTGCCGGCTGCCATTTCaaggatatatttatatatattttcatgtattattattttaaaatctattttttgaTATAGACGCAGAGACGTTTGTTTATGCAGCTTACAAAAGGAAGCTCAAAACCGATATGCCTGCTTACACAAGAATAACAAAAATGATAACCGTACCGATTGTTCCTCCGCCCTATAATGTCGCTTGTACTTatactttttttattctttgatAAGACCTTTGTCTTGGTGAGTGGAAGTACCCTTGGATAGTTTAGTCATTGCTGGTGATAATTCAGCCAGCCTCCCTGCAGCTCTCACACGCACTGAACCTGAGACAGCGGGTTGGCATTGCTGGTGTCTCGGCACCCTGCAGCACACGGCACAACGCTGGCTAATCAGACTAAAGCCGGCCTTCTTACCTGCCGAACACGACCTCTTGGAACATCTTCCCATCCAGCTGTGTTCTTTATTTAGATATTCCAGAACTCCATAGAATCCAGCTCGCTTCTGCCCAACAAATTCGCCAGGTGTTCCCAAAATATGCCCCTCTATCTCTGCAGGTGTTTCCTTTTCATGGGATTTATGTTGCCCTTTCCCTTCCCTTCATTGTCCTTTCCCAACAAACAAATACTACAACTCTAATGGAAACAGATAGATGCTCAGAGAGTGAGCTCTTGGCTGCTCTACACTGAATCAAGGTTCTGCCAGAGTGGGGAGTGTTCCACTGGAGCAGAGCTGACCTGAACTGGAGCCCCCCCCCGCCCTGCCTCCACAGCCGCTGTGTCCGATACCTCCCTGTCTGATTGATGCGCCCACGGACGAGAGGCTGAGCCAACCAGCGCAGGATCAGTGCCAGGAGATGCAGGTAGATAAGcagctagtgtgtgtgtgtgtgtgtagctgcctgcctgcctgccttgtTAGCCAATATCAGATGCCGTCAATTCCCAGTCTGAAGACCCAGTGCTCACTTGTGTTGCTTGTTTTGTGGGTTGTTATTTTCCACTGAATAACAGATGGCTGGAGTCAAGATGGACCATTTGTGTTACAACTTGTCACAAAGGGTTGAATGCCCATGTGTTTTATTGGcaatagtataataataataataataataataataataataataataataataggtattGTAAAAACTTAAGTTTCAGACAGATTGTAGCCATTGACCCTAACGCTCTGCCACAAGGATGGACAGGCTACTGAAATGTAGGCAAATAGATCCAAACAGAGTGATAGACATAAAGATAGACAATAGCACAAGTATATATGGGTAAAGTACACAAACTGTGTACTTAGATCGCTGCTTAGATAACTGTATAGTAAGTCCTGTTGTGAAATGAGATTATAATTAGTGCAGTTGTAGTTGTGGGCTGTGTGTGGTATTGTTGGTTCTCTGCCCCTTTTTAGCAGCGACTGTTTTGAAGGCTTGAGGCCCGCTCTCCCCAGTTCGACCCTCACAGGGCCCTGACGTGCCATCTGCGCTCGCGCTCCTGCAGCAGGACTGGAGATCAGGTAAGGGGATCTCAGCATGTTTACTTATTCATTCGGTGCCTGCCACCGGTCTTCACACCTGTGTTCGCCagctttatttatgtgtttccGCCGGGGCGGGGCTGCTGCCGATTAACTTCCAGCCTGACCTAGAAAAGCCGTTCAAATGATAATGAGCAGAGCAGTCAGCCCGTGCCCTTTAtaaaaaccatttaaaaacatgtagGGTAAAATGTCACCAAATCAAGtgtgatcttcctgcagaagctAGAAAAAGCCATACATTATCATGGTTTAGTTTAGGGTCAGAtagataaatataaaattagTAGAAAGTGCTCtcctaattatatattttatgatttcatattatatacactgatcagtcataacattatgaccactgacaggtgaagtgaataacactgataatctcgttatcatggcacctgtcagtgggtgggatatattgggcagcaagtgaacattttgtcctcaaagttgacgtgttagaagcaggaaaaatgggcagcgtaaggatctgagcgactctgacaagggccacattgtgatggctagacgactgggtcagagcatctccaaaactgcagctcttgtggggtgttcctggtctgcagtggtcagtacctatcaaaagtggtccaaggaaggaaaagcagtgaaccggcgacagggtcatgggtggccaaggctcattgatgcacgtggggagtgaaggctggcccgtgtggtccgatccaacagacgagctactgtagctcaaattgctgagaaagttaatgctggttctgatagaaagtgtcagaacacacagtgcatcgcagtttgttgcgtatggggctgcgtagctgcagaccagtcagagtGCCcacgctgacccctgtccactgccaaaagcgcctacaatgggcacgtgagcatcagaactggaccacggagcaatggaagaaggtggcctggtctgatgaatcacgagttcaaggtgttgacttggcctccaaattccccagatctcaatccaatcgagcatctgtgggatgtgctggacaaacaagtccgatccatggaggccccacctcgcaacttacaggacttgaagtatctgctgctaacgtcttggtgccagataccacagcacaccttcagaggtctagtggagtccatgcctcgacggtcagggctgttttgggacctacacaatattaggcaggtggtcataatgttaaggctgatcggtgtatatctgtTAAAGCTCTGCCCTGATGCTTGTGAGGTTTGCCAGTCCAGGCAAGAAATTCACCTTCCTTCTGGTGTGAAGATGCAAAGCCCAGACTGGCAAacctcacagacagacacgagGCCAGACGGATGGACAGCTTTCATCTTATTGTCAGATGCCACTTTCTACAGATTTGATTTTGAgctatatgtatttgttaaagcTGTTCACAAGAGAGTGTATTTCACACCAGGGACTGCGCTCCCACCAGTTAAGTGCCCAGGTTAAATCCCCTGAATGTGCAGGGACAGTTTATTGATCAACACAATAAGGCACAATATGACCAATCACTGTTCAATAGTGAATCTGATGTACAATTTTTCTAATCACGGATTTAAAATGGCCACCAAGTCCGGTTTTGTATTTGTGCATTGGTTTGTGATGCTTCATTACTGTTGTCCCTTCAGAGGTCACAGGGCAAGACTGTGTGTTGGTACTAGTGTGGGGTAATTGTGTTATAGTGACTGTTGTTCTGTGTGCGGCACTCCCTCACCCCGGCTGTAGGAGGGCTGGGCCGATGCTCTCCACAGTAACCATAGCAAGGCGATTACGTGAAGGGGGGACAGGAAGATTAAGTGAAAGTATGTAAAGAGAGATGGGAGACAATACATTTAGAGATTGGTTTCCATTTTATTTGTCCTACAGCCTCATCATACAAAACATCAagttatgttaaaaaaataggccaaactggaaaaacaaaatatcatCCCTTGTACTATGGTCCACCAGGAGGACAGATTAACAGACAGTCTTTTGTCACAGTAAATCCAGTGTGGGATTCTCGAGTAAAAGACTTTAGTAGCTTAGAAAAATTCCTGAAGCATATTCTATTTGTTAAAAATGCTCATTACAAAATAATAGCTTACATTCTGCTCCCTATCTATCTAGATCTCTCTCTCGAACTCAGCTGGCTGTCTGGGTCTCCATCAATATTAATCCTTGAACATGTAAAGTAGATTATGAGATTAAGGGACTAGAGTTGTTGCTCACAGTCTTACAAATCCTTTTTCTGTGGTTGTAAAAAGTCAGCAGTAATGCGGCAGTGAGGAGAGATTTCAGTTAAAACCACATTTAGGCAGACAGActgagcctctctctctccagtgatAACAGCCCAGAGCAGCACCTGgaccagagagggagagagcattAAACGAGCCCCTATTTCGGTACATCCTcaaatacagaaagaaaaaagacagtATGTTCTGGTAAtgacactgaaaaaaaaaaaaaaatctaaaatggaaaataacttCTAACCAccgtacttttttttttttttaagcctaaATGTGAGAAAATCAGGACCAGACAATAACAATCCATGACAGCCTTCTCTTTGCTGTTGTTCCAGAAGACGTGGGGAACCCAGCGGAGCACCCAGTCGGGAGAGCAGCAGCCCGGGGGCTCAGTGCAGCGGTGTGCTTCAGTGTGCTACACCGGGCGGGGGGGACTCTGGGGCTCTAGTGTTCGTGGAGGCCGTTGGATGTGCCGTTGATGATCAGGGGAGTGTAGTAGCCATTGCTAAGGGCAGCTGTGGCCTTGGCGGTTGCGACAgggatgctggcaggcaggcagctcCTCTGCATCTTGTACTCCAGCTGCATGTGGTTCTGAGGGGGCAGGCCGAGGCAGGCcctgtgggggagagagagagagttatgcATGTGCTGCAACAGATTCATGTATTAattcactgaaaactgtccaatatCTGCCCTATAGACTTCTACAGCCATCTCTGGTCCTCTTGTACTTGTGAACAATAGGTGTGTGCTGTGATCTAATACAATTTAACCGATTCATTCATGAAGGCAGGGGTGGCGGGGCAGCTGACCTCAGGGTGTTTTCGATGCAGGCACGCTGCCGGAAGAAGGCGTTGACCACTGGCGCCCCCTGGGGGACGAGGGGGGCCTTGCACAGGTAGCTGAGCAGCGACAGCACGCAGTGGAAGCTCTGGAAGTCTGGGTCGCTGTCCGTGCGAAAGGTGATGCGCTGGCAGAGCTCGGTCAAGATCACCAGGTCCAGGATGATGGGGCTGGCCAGCAGAGAGTCCTGGGCCAGCAGAGAGGGGGACAGTTTTAAGAACATGTAAGTTAACACTATTCATTTAACAATCCTCGCTTTTGAGCTTgtatatttttctgtttgtataCACATTTTGTTGGGTTGATTTTCTCCGTTTGgtattcaaacaaacaaaaacaaagtgacCTCTCTCTCACCTCACAGGTGTTGTGCAGGGCGATTGTGTTGGTGCCACCCATCATGATCTCGGAGGTGTACTCGTCCATGGCACGCTTGCTGTCGCCCACGTAGGGCACGTACTTGATCACCACCTGCAGGGAGGAAAGACACACATTGGCTCGCTATCAAAACCAAGGCTCCCCCAGGACCCCAGGCCTCAAGCCCCTTCCCACTTGGACTACTACAGGTACCTCCCAGAGGAGCTGACCAATCAGAGAAGCACGTTCCAAAAagtagcagaaaaaaataaaaaacagcagcacTCCACACAGGCATTCAGAAActattctctctctcctgtgtattaaataatataaatactcACACAGTGGTCCGGTTTCTCGCCCTCTCTGTACAGCACCGGGTTGGACCGCACCATGTCGTCCACCACGTTGCTCTTGGAGATCTCCTTAGAGCGGAACTGCTGCGGGGAGGACAGGTTCATGCCGTCGTTGTTGCCCAGGTGGTTGTAGCTCACgatggcggtgggctgtgcggAGGGACAGACGGTCAGTCAGTGGGAACAGTCAATTGAATACACTGCAATTTGAGGTATGGCAACAGAGGAATTCAGCTCAATCGCTGTACCAGAGGCAGGTGCATAACAGAACAGCACCaagaaaactacaaacaaagaaagacaaagcagccctgtgtctcagtgtctctgttCTGGCAGCCAGGCTGGTCCTCTGCGAATCCTCTGGCAGCGCTGGCTGTTTTGGCCGGGGGATTAACAGAAGGAGGCGAGGGCTGACATCGTTCCCAGGGCAGGCAGCCAGAGTGGACTCGCTGCCACGCACCCTGAGACAGCGCCACCTCTAAGCCCAGCTCAGGATGGAGGGCCGGCCAGCTGGAACCCGTTGAGAGGTTGTAAAAATATCCCAAAGAAAGAAGCTTCTAGAATCCTTGCTCAGCTGATTTTCGGCATGTGCATTCCACCCTATCCTCCTCCCTgcccctttccctctctccatctctctctcccctccttcaCACTAGTCATGACTGAATCATTTTAttcttttacacacacacacacacacacggcttgTCTTGAGATGTGCTGCTCTACCCCCTTCCAATGCCGGGATGTCCTGGGTTCTCCTACTCTGCCCCTTCCCACCCCCGCAACCGGCCCCAACCCCACCCGCTCACCTTGATCCCGGCGCTAACCAGGAAGTCGACCAGCACGGACTTGATCTTGGTCTGCCCGGACTTGAAGTCATCTCCACTGATGAAGACCCGGCGCTGCTGGGCCAGCTCCACCGCCCCAGGGACGAAGGTGTTCTGCGGGGAGCCGTTGATGTAGGCACATCCCTCCAGGATACTGGCCACCGCAAACAGGGTGGAGGGAGAGACATGTCTTCCCACCTgtagggggggaaaaaacaacatgggTCAGGGTTGGGATTTGGAGAACAAATTGGAGGAGGAAGGGTCACAGCACATGTGCTTGAAGTGCCTGGATACTGGGATTAAACTGGCGCAAGTCAGGGAGGGGTCCCGTAATGGCTCAGGCTGGTCTGGAGACCCCACTGCCCTCTAACCCTCACTGATGCAACGATGTCCAGCAAGTGTCTGGGTTTTGGAGCAGAATGGTGGTTAAATGTTTTTGGGCTGAGGTAGGGCATTCAAATGGACACCAGTGAACACGGTGAAGGTGacttcattgttttaaatttggAAATTTTCCACTGTGAGAAATGCATCCATGGAATCAGTGTAATCTTAAAGATGTCATTCCTGTAAGTCTGGTCCCACAGGTTTTGCCCTCGCACTACCCAGCAACACACAGCTATTTGTTACAACACTTTGACAGTTGACTGTAGGGGCTGATGGGGCAACAGCCAATCCAAAAGAAAGaccaccaccaaaaaaaaaaaaatcaggctgGTGTGAGCGTGAGGTGTGTGGTTTAGGCCAGATCTTAGTGGAAGATTTAAAATGAGTCATACAGGGCCTGAGGGAACCCAGCCTGACAGCAGGAGTCAGGTGTTAGCATCACGGCAGCATGGACTTTAAACTGACACCTAGACGCCAAGCAGGAAGAACTAGGCCACGGGACCTATTATAATAGGAAACACACCAGCTCACAGACTGGGAAGACTGGGAGACTTACAATAACCTGCAGGGCTGACTGAGACCCAACAGGACGAGCCAGAGTGAGGGGTGAGAGACCAGCTCAGGAGGTCTGTCTTATGTTGGGAAGTTTCTGTCTCTTCATCTCCtttatgcccccccccccccccctctctcaccTGGATGGTCTTCAGCAGGTTCTGCGCGGTGTCATTCACGCCAGGGATGATGTCACAGAAGCACTCTGTGTTGGCGGTCCACAGCACGACCACCTTGTCCACACCACTCTTCTGTTTGAAGTCCCGGATGTCAGAGCGGAGCTGCTCCACCtacaagagagagacagacagacagatgaggGGAAGCCAGGCAACTGGGCTGTAATGCATTCCTGTACAAATTACACTGCAAATATATTTGGCAAAGCTTTAAACCTTGCATTCTCTCACTTTATCGGGGGGGAGGGGGCTGGGATAAGGGTGGGGGGCACCACACTTACACACTGAGGACTCGTCCGGCATCCAGACGGAGTGGCTCActaaacagacagctgtgccgACTAGGACGGTTGAGGGTTGAAATACCCATCATTGCCCATGATTGGACAGTGCCAGGTGTGTGCGGCAAAGTACCTGCTCAGCTATTGTTCCCTTCAGGATGTTGTCGGCTCTCGCCTCCTGATTGGCTGCGATGAACTCTGGGATGTAGATGGAGGGTCGGGGCTTGAACTGTGCCATGTGGGGGCGCAGCTGCTCCTGCAGGGGCCAGTCCAGCACCTGGGCCCGCTCCATTGCACTGGCCAGGTCCAGAGAGGAGATGTCCCAGCCTGGGGGcagaacacacagcactgtgagAATCAGGCCCTTCCCCCCACACACCCTCCTCTGCTGCAGCACTTGTCTCTGCTGCTTTACAGTTTCCCCCAGAACCATATCAGTTAATAAGTGACACTTCAGGCCCTGTATGAGAAACACTGCTCTGCTCAGGGAGCTGACAAACAAACACTGGCCTGTTCTATCTCTTCCACTACAATCATCTATTACTGGGAGTGGCCCATCGCTTCCACTGCAATAGAATGGACGGCCTGACATTTGGCACACTTCCTTACCATCGAAGATGATGTCATTAGGGTGCACCATGGGCAGCAGGTTCCGGAAGGGGACGAAGACCTCCCCGCCAGGCCCAGTGCCTAGACTCACCGTGGAGGCCTGCAGCAGCGAGCCGTAGTAGTTGGCTttctgagagacagaaaaaaaggaAGGAGAAGGGGAGGCATTAATAGAAATGCACAAGAGAAGGGAGAGCCCTACACTCACTCTCACGTCAGCTTGGCAGTGCTGCAAGTGGAAATACAAGAACAGCCCACATGAACCGTTCAttaacagcagaaaaaaaaaaaatctgttgtaCTAAAGTATTCAAGCAGGACTTCCTGTTCTCCCTGGTATCAGACTGGATTTCCTGCCAGTgttgaaaataagtaatttctCCCATTCTGCCAGCCTCTTATTATGAATTTTATTTGATCAATTGGAACGGTGTGTAAAGCTGGAGTTACCTTCAGCCCAGTCTTGGTTTGCCAGTTCAGCCCCAGCTTGTTGGCCAGCACTGCTGCCGTCACAGTGGTGCCGTTGTTGCCCCCCCAGCCCACCAGCATCACGCCCAGCTTGGGCACCTTGCGCTCCGTACAGAACGTgaagtgtgtggtgtgtggagTGACCTGCAGAGAAGGAACGCAGGGCATTAAGCATCAGAAAGCACAAATTAAACAGAGAGATGAGGGAAAAGGATAGGAGGGTTCAGGACAGGGAGAGGAGAAGATCACAGGTGACTGGGAACCATGGTGAACCCTGGTCATTCAAAAAGAGAAGAGGAAATACAGGGGATTTCAACAAGGTGTGCCTGCTTGGCTCTGCAGTTTGGTTTGTGGGGCACTATCAGACGGCTGTGTTAATAATGAAGTAACTACTTCACCACCACGCCACTCCTCTCCTGGGACAGAGCATGTGAGGGTGATGCTGCAGCAGATTTGCTTGTATTTGCATTATAGGCCCTGAAGCCACCTGACACTCCTGCAGTACCCAGCAGTCAGCTTCCTGTTTACCTCAAGCGAACACCCCCAGGTTCACTAAGAGCTATGGGAAGTTTTTGCTCAGTCCCACCCAATTACGTAACAGGCGTTGTGCAGGTGAACACTGCCTGCAACATCAATGGAAAAACATGACATGGAGAAATGACATGGACTTCTTCAGCTCCCTCTTAAGCTCTTAGTCAGTGCAAATCTTGCCTGCTTTATTATGAGTCAGCTACACAACGCCATGCACCAGGTGCCCATCCCACCTCCATGCATGGCATTGTGTAGCTGACTCATTACAAAGCCTCAGGCTCTGTAAATATTCCCACTGTTACTACAGAATTATTCATACATTAAACCCCAGAGGAACAGCCCCACGGAGCAccatcaccctctctctcctcagaaGTGCCGTACCCAAACAGGTCGGATGGTGTTTACCTTGTAGACGCCATTCTCCTGGGAGACGGCTGTGCTGTGGTAGGCATACCGGGACTCGATGAACTTCTCGGTGTATTTCACGTTGGGACTGTTTATTCTGATCGTTTCTGCCATTTTGTGAGAACCTGcagcacataaataaatacatacatgaatagACAGATAACTAAATTAAATCAACAAACAAATCAGAGGCACAGATGAATAATGCAGCTGCCTGCACCTCACTGCTGTTCTCATTCTTGTGCCTGGCTGGCATAGCCCCTTTTGAACAGTTAACGTCAATGTTATGCGTCCTGTTACCCATTCATCAATTAATCGCTAAtaaaattaatgcaattatgAAAAAGCAACCCTGAGCCTCGTTTCCCGTTATGCACAACAGCAGGGTTTAAATTTACCCCAGTTAATAATGACCGCCTCGCCTCTCTGCCTGTACAGCTTACTGGCTGACAGCCGTGACAGCTGGGTATCAGAGGGCACTTCTGTAGCCAATCGCAGTACAGCGAGCGTTAGCGGGAAGGTTCTAGAATGCGCTGTGGAACGCGCTGCTGCTGCGTTCTAGAAGGTTCCTAAATCCGAAGCGCTCAGTATCTGTGGATGAATGCAACAATTATAGTCTATAGTCATCTAAACGACGACCCTCTTCTCTCGGTGCTGGGCGCAC
This sequence is a window from Amia ocellicauda isolate fAmiCal2 chromosome 22, fAmiCal2.hap1, whole genome shotgun sequence. Protein-coding genes within it:
- the LOC136718541 gene encoding ankyrin repeat domain-containing protein 34C; amino-acid sequence: MGEPREYLSDGSPLIQAAQLGRLRLVRLLVEGGAQVNERNQRGETALAAACRGTRPLPERLKLLRFLLEHAADPNAQDKAGRTALMYACMEKAGPEVSALLLEHGADPGLEDYGGASALVYAVNAREPTTLQVLLDGCRQRGRDILIIASRLGSSGHPVTKRYLNAPPSPDYEGGCEGGRCSSPVSCMSPSEIELKTSSPGSPGSEGDNIFSFRGASKRGSVENELLPPDWNPPHGRRLRSEPWLAIRNLSHLRSAYEESLRRGSRQEEEEGDPGEGGDLSADLEGLAVSRRASVCQLLDSTAAERAQPLGAGGRQVSRKPSFEKLPPSTKTLLPDRRNTLPTVQPSGDPLRLPSLVLDPCPPDSHCQISQLSPGWKGHASSSPNWRSSSLESSDWQAMEPSSARPFLPPLPAGPSLLYSPAPPQMPLPCPSPRPLLCSSKAVGGRRGAMQRRHSIQAEQLKHMGGYDEILIL
- the LOC136718206 gene encoding inositol-3-phosphate synthase 1-A, which codes for MAETIRINSPNVKYTEKFIESRYAYHSTAVSQENGVYKVTPHTTHFTFCTERKVPKLGVMLVGWGGNNGTTVTAAVLANKLGLNWQTKTGLKKANYYGSLLQASTVSLGTGPGGEVFVPFRNLLPMVHPNDIIFDGWDISSLDLASAMERAQVLDWPLQEQLRPHMAQFKPRPSIYIPEFIAANQEARADNILKGTIAEQVEQLRSDIRDFKQKSGVDKVVVLWTANTECFCDIIPGVNDTAQNLLKTIQVGRHVSPSTLFAVASILEGCAYINGSPQNTFVPGAVELAQQRRVFISGDDFKSGQTKIKSVLVDFLVSAGIKPTAIVSYNHLGNNDGMNLSSPQQFRSKEISKSNVVDDMVRSNPVLYREGEKPDHCVVIKYVPYVGDSKRAMDEYTSEIMMGGTNTIALHNTCEDSLLASPIILDLVILTELCQRITFRTDSDPDFQSFHCVLSLLSYLCKAPLVPQGAPVVNAFFRQRACIENTLRACLGLPPQNHMQLEYKMQRSCLPASIPVATAKATAALSNGYYTPLIINGTSNGLHEH